A single region of the Lotus japonicus ecotype B-129 chromosome 4, LjGifu_v1.2 genome encodes:
- the LOC130713507 gene encoding light-harvesting complex-like protein 3 isotype 2, chloroplastic, which translates to MQTMSTTMASFSPLTRFSATLSSSNSKPHLTQNHFFFTLRPKNLPLSPLKWKASSDNGAGASDSAATAVESPPEKISVGTNGSASSAAAAAAEELKIPGGFEDPRWVAGTWDLMQFRKNGSTDWDAVIDAEARRRKWLQDNPESSSNENPVVFDTSIVPWWAWIKRFHLPEAERLNGRAAMIGFFMAYLVDSLTGVGLVDQTNNFVCKTLLFIAVAGVLLIRKNEDLENLKKLFDETTFYDKQWQATWQDENSNTSKKE; encoded by the exons atgCAAACCATGTCAACCACCATGGCTTCGTTTTCCCCTCTGACTCGTTTCTCAGCCACTCTTTCTTCCTCAAACTCCAAACCCCATCTCACCCAAAACCATTTTTTCTTCACTCTCAGGCCAAAAAACCTTCCTCTTTCTCCCTTGAAGTGGAAGGCTTCTTCTGACAATGGAGCAGGAGCTTCTGATTCAGCTGCAACTGCAGTGGAATCGCCGCCGGAGAAAATCTCTGTTGGGACAAATGGGTCTGCTTcatctgctgctgctgctgcagcTGAGGAGTTGAAGATTCCCGGTGGTTTTGAGGACCCAAGATGGGTTGCAGGCACATGGGACTTGATGCAGTTCCGGAAAAATGGCAGCACCGATTGGGATGCTGTTATCGATGCTG AGGCAAGGAGGAGAAAGTGGCTCCAGGATAACCCAGAATCAAGCAGCAATGAAAATCCTGTGGTTTTTGACACCTCCATCGTACCTTGGTGGGCATGGATAAAAAGGTTCCATCTCCCTGAAGCTGAACGTCTTAATG GTCGCGCTGCAATGATAGGATTCTTTATGGCATATCTGGTTGATAGCTTGACAGGAGTAGGTCTAGTTGATCAAACGAACAACTTCGTTTGCAAAACTCTTCTATTCATAGCCGTGGCAGGAGTACTTCTGATCCGAAAGAATGAGGACCTTGAAAATCTTAAGAAGCTGTTCGATGAGACTACATTTTATGACAAGCAATGGCAAGCAACTTGGCAGGATGAGAACTCAAACACTTCCAAAAAAGAGTAG